From Pulveribacter suum, a single genomic window includes:
- a CDS encoding NADH-quinone oxidoreductase subunit J — MDVKTGFFYLFSVVLLYAAFRVVTARNPVHAVLHLILAFSQASGLWLMLKAEFLAIVLVLVYLGAVMVLFLFVVMMLDIRIETARRSFWRHFPLAVLIGALIALEMAAVLMTGFRGMDEPKVAGALIDAAGQVLPYSNTQVLGQLLYTEYLLPVEIAAVILLVAMISAIALTLRQRKDSKAIDPGDQVRVRAQDRMVLVKMAPTPAPAAQAAPIAEESKQ; from the coding sequence ATGGACGTCAAGACCGGCTTTTTCTACCTGTTCTCGGTTGTGCTGCTGTATGCGGCCTTCCGGGTGGTCACGGCGCGCAACCCTGTGCATGCCGTTTTGCACCTGATCCTGGCTTTCTCGCAGGCATCGGGCCTGTGGCTGATGCTCAAGGCGGAGTTCCTGGCCATCGTGCTGGTGCTGGTGTACCTGGGCGCGGTGATGGTGCTGTTCCTGTTCGTGGTGATGATGCTGGACATCCGCATCGAGACCGCGCGGCGCAGCTTCTGGCGGCACTTCCCGCTGGCCGTGCTGATCGGCGCGCTGATCGCGCTGGAGATGGCGGCCGTGCTGATGACGGGCTTTCGCGGCATGGATGAGCCCAAGGTCGCCGGCGCGCTGATCGATGCCGCAGGCCAGGTGCTGCCGTATTCCAACACCCAGGTTCTGGGCCAGCTGCTCTATACCGAATATCTGCTGCCCGTGGAGATCGCTGCCGTGATCCTGCTGGTGGCCATGATCTCCGCCATCGCCCTGACGCTGCGCCAGCGCAAGGATTCCAAGGCCATCGATCCGGGTGACCAGGTCCGCGTGCGCGCCCAGGACCGCATGGTCCTGGTGAAGATGGCGCCCACGCCTGCGCCCGCAGCGCAGGCCGCACCCATCGCTGAGGAGAGCAAGCAATGA
- the nuoI gene encoding NADH-quinone oxidoreductase subunit NuoI produces the protein MAAVAAPSSSFSLKDFFKSFLLWELAKGMVLTGRYAFARKVTVQFPEEKTPLSPRFRGLHALRRYDNGEERCIACKLCEAVCPALAITIESDVRADGSRRTTRYDIDLTKCIFCGFCEESCPVDSIVETQILEYHGEKRGDLYYTKDMLLAVGDRYEPQIAAAKAADAKYR, from the coding sequence ATGGCTGCTGTTGCTGCTCCTTCTTCGTCCTTTTCCCTGAAGGATTTCTTCAAGAGCTTCCTGCTCTGGGAACTGGCCAAGGGCATGGTCCTCACGGGTCGCTACGCCTTTGCCCGCAAGGTCACCGTGCAGTTCCCGGAGGAAAAGACTCCGCTGTCGCCGCGCTTTCGCGGCCTGCACGCTCTGCGCCGCTATGACAACGGCGAAGAGCGCTGCATCGCCTGCAAGCTGTGCGAGGCCGTATGCCCGGCGCTGGCCATCACCATCGAGTCGGATGTGCGTGCCGACGGCTCGCGCCGCACCACGCGCTACGACATCGACCTCACAAAGTGCATCTTCTGCGGCTTTTGCGAGGAAAGCTGCCCGGTGGACTCCATCGTGGAGACGCAGATCCTTGAATACCACGGCGAAAAGCGCGGCGACCTGTACTACACCAAGGACATGCTGCTGGCCGTGGGCGACCGCTACGAGCCGCAGATCGCCGCCGCCAAGGCTGCGGACGCCAAGTACCGGTGA
- the nuoF gene encoding NADH-quinone oxidoreductase subunit NuoF — protein MTNASQVLEQFLATGNQTCFHDRHIEPQIYAGLNGSNWGLKDYEARGGYAALRKILGQDGGEGLTQDQVIATVKESALRGRGGAGFPTGLKWSFMPRQFPGQKYLVCNSDEGEPGTCKDRDILMYNPHIVIEGMAIAAYAMGISVGYNYIHGEIFQVYERFEAALEEARAAGYLGDGILGSGFSFQLHAHHGFGAYICGEETALLESLEGKKGQPRFKPPFPASFGLYGKPTTINNTETFAAVPWIIRNGGQAYLECGKPNNGGTKIYSVSGDVERPGNYEVPMGTPFPKLLELAGGVRKGRQLKAVIPGGSSSPVLPAHIMMECTMDYDSIAKAGSMLGSGAVIVMDDSRDMVESLLRLSYFYMHESCGQCTPCREGTGWMWRVIDRILHESGRDGDLDLLNSLADNIQGRTICALGDAAAMPVRAMIKHFRPEFETLIRQASREGSPSAGA, from the coding sequence ATGACGAACGCAAGCCAAGTGCTCGAGCAGTTCCTGGCCACCGGCAACCAGACCTGCTTTCACGACCGCCACATCGAGCCGCAGATCTACGCCGGCCTGAACGGCAGCAACTGGGGCCTGAAGGACTACGAGGCACGCGGCGGCTATGCGGCGCTGCGCAAGATCCTGGGGCAGGACGGCGGCGAGGGGCTGACGCAGGACCAGGTTATCGCCACCGTGAAGGAATCCGCCCTGCGCGGGCGCGGCGGCGCAGGCTTTCCCACGGGACTGAAGTGGAGCTTCATGCCGCGTCAGTTTCCGGGGCAGAAGTACCTGGTGTGCAACTCCGATGAGGGCGAGCCCGGGACCTGCAAGGACCGCGACATCCTCATGTACAACCCGCACATCGTGATCGAGGGCATGGCCATTGCCGCCTACGCGATGGGCATCAGCGTGGGCTACAACTACATCCACGGCGAGATCTTCCAGGTCTATGAGCGCTTCGAGGCGGCCCTGGAAGAAGCCCGCGCCGCCGGCTACCTGGGCGACGGCATCCTGGGCAGCGGCTTCAGCTTCCAGCTGCACGCCCACCACGGCTTTGGTGCCTACATCTGCGGCGAAGAGACGGCCCTGCTGGAGTCGCTGGAGGGCAAGAAGGGCCAGCCGCGCTTCAAGCCGCCGTTTCCGGCCAGCTTCGGCCTGTACGGCAAGCCCACCACCATCAACAACACCGAGACCTTCGCCGCGGTGCCGTGGATCATCAGGAATGGCGGCCAGGCCTATCTGGAGTGCGGCAAGCCCAACAACGGCGGCACCAAGATCTATTCGGTCTCGGGCGACGTGGAGCGGCCCGGCAACTACGAAGTGCCCATGGGTACGCCATTCCCCAAGCTGCTGGAGCTGGCGGGCGGCGTGCGCAAGGGGCGGCAGCTCAAGGCAGTGATCCCCGGCGGCTCCTCCTCGCCGGTGCTGCCTGCGCACATCATGATGGAGTGCACGATGGACTACGACTCCATCGCCAAGGCAGGCTCCATGCTGGGTTCGGGCGCAGTGATCGTCATGGATGACTCGCGCGACATGGTCGAGTCGCTGCTGCGCCTGTCGTATTTCTACATGCACGAGTCCTGCGGGCAGTGCACTCCCTGCCGCGAAGGCACGGGCTGGATGTGGCGCGTCATCGACCGCATCCTGCACGAGAGCGGGCGCGACGGCGACCTGGACTTGTTGAACTCGCTGGCCGACAACATCCAGGGCCGGACCATCTGCGCTCTGGGCGATGCCGCGGCCATGCCGGTGCGCGCCATGATCAAGCACTTCCGTCCGGAATTTGAGACGCTGATTCGTCAGGCCAGCCGCGAGGGCTCCCCCTCGGCGGGCGCCTGA
- the nuoE gene encoding NADH-quinone oxidoreductase subunit NuoE: MITQATQERFAREVAKYPPEQKQSAVMACLAIVQQEQGYITQAAEAEIAEYLDMPEIAVREVTTFYNMYNQQPVGKYKLAVCTNLPCQLRRGQEALHHLEAKLGIKMGETTPDGMFTLQQCECLGACADAPVMLVNDRNMCSFMEDDKLDQLVDGLRAAEGRA; the protein is encoded by the coding sequence ATGATCACGCAAGCGACCCAAGAGCGCTTTGCCCGCGAGGTGGCGAAGTATCCGCCCGAGCAAAAGCAGTCTGCCGTGATGGCCTGCCTGGCCATCGTGCAGCAGGAGCAGGGCTACATCACCCAGGCGGCCGAGGCCGAGATTGCCGAGTACCTGGACATGCCCGAGATCGCGGTGCGCGAAGTCACCACGTTCTACAACATGTACAACCAGCAGCCCGTGGGCAAGTACAAGCTGGCCGTGTGCACCAACCTGCCATGCCAGCTGCGCCGCGGCCAGGAGGCGCTGCACCATCTGGAGGCCAAGCTGGGCATCAAAATGGGCGAGACCACACCCGATGGCATGTTCACACTGCAGCAGTGCGAATGCCTGGGCGCCTGCGCCGATGCGCCTGTGATGCTGGTCAATGACCGCAACATGTGCAGCTTCATGGAAGACGACAAGCTGGACCAGCTGGTCGATGGCCTGCGTGCCGCGGAGGGCCGGGCATGA
- the nuoG gene encoding NADH-quinone oxidoreductase subunit NuoG, whose translation MVEIELDGRKVEVGEGCMIMHAAEKAGTYIPHFCYHKKLSIAANCRMCLVDVEKAPKPLPACATPVTQGMVVHTKSDKAIKAQQSVMEFLLINHPLDCPICDQGGECQLQDLAVGYGASSSRYGEEKRTVAHKDVGPLISMEEMTRCIHCTRCVRFGQEIAGVMELGMVNRGEHSEITTVIGDSVDSELSGNVIDLCPVGALTSKPFRYSARTWELSRRKSVSPHDSTGANLIVQVKNHRVMRVVPFENEEVNECWLADRDRFSYEALNGEERLTRPMLKQGGQWQEVDWQTALEYVANGLQCVKKDHGAQAIGALVSPHSTLEELYLAGRLVRGLGSDNIDHRLRHAEFAPADGVRWLGLPIAALSNLQSVLVVGSNLRKDHPLFAQRIRQAARSGCAVAAINSVAYDWAMPVAPTLLAPAAGWAGQLAAVAAAVAQSKGVAAPVAGAQAGDEARAVAAALLAGERKAILLGNGAAHHAQASQLLALAQWLGEQTGAAVGYLTEAANTVGAQFVGAQPQEHGLNAAQMLQGGLKAVLLLQTEPVHDSAMGAAAAAGLGQVDMVVTLSPFKANMEFSDVLLPIAPFTETSGTFVNAEGRVQSFHAAARPLGETRPAWKVLRVLSNLMGIAGVDYETSQDVLAAATAQPAGALAQLPAERLSNRTQAQVAAAGSDCPEPAVASIYQLDGLVRRAPSLQLTADARAARGEGAAA comes from the coding sequence ATGGTTGAAATCGAACTGGACGGGCGCAAGGTCGAGGTCGGCGAAGGCTGCATGATCATGCATGCCGCCGAGAAGGCCGGCACCTACATCCCGCATTTTTGCTACCACAAGAAGCTCTCCATCGCCGCCAACTGCCGCATGTGCCTGGTGGACGTGGAGAAGGCTCCCAAGCCGCTGCCCGCCTGCGCCACGCCTGTCACCCAGGGCATGGTGGTGCATACCAAGAGCGACAAGGCCATCAAGGCGCAGCAGTCGGTGATGGAGTTCCTGCTCATCAACCACCCGCTGGATTGCCCCATCTGCGACCAAGGCGGCGAGTGCCAGCTGCAGGACCTGGCGGTGGGCTATGGCGCGAGCAGCTCGCGCTACGGCGAGGAAAAGCGCACCGTGGCACACAAGGACGTGGGCCCGCTGATCTCCATGGAAGAGATGACGCGCTGCATCCACTGCACCCGATGCGTGCGCTTCGGACAGGAGATCGCCGGCGTCATGGAGCTGGGCATGGTCAACCGCGGCGAGCACTCGGAGATCACCACCGTCATCGGCGACTCGGTGGACTCCGAGCTGTCGGGCAACGTCATCGACCTGTGCCCCGTCGGCGCGCTGACCAGCAAGCCCTTCCGCTACAGCGCCCGCACCTGGGAGCTGTCGCGGCGCAAGTCGGTCAGTCCGCATGACTCGACCGGCGCCAACCTGATCGTCCAGGTCAAGAACCACCGCGTCATGCGCGTCGTGCCCTTCGAAAACGAAGAGGTCAACGAGTGCTGGCTGGCCGACCGCGACCGCTTCTCCTATGAAGCCCTCAACGGCGAGGAGCGCCTGACCCGGCCCATGCTCAAGCAGGGCGGGCAGTGGCAGGAAGTGGACTGGCAGACCGCGCTGGAGTACGTTGCCAACGGCCTGCAGTGCGTGAAGAAGGACCATGGCGCGCAAGCCATCGGCGCCCTGGTCAGCCCGCACAGCACGCTCGAAGAGCTGTACCTGGCCGGCCGGCTGGTGCGCGGCCTGGGCAGCGACAACATCGACCACCGCCTGCGCCATGCCGAGTTCGCGCCTGCAGACGGCGTGCGCTGGCTGGGCCTGCCCATCGCCGCCCTGAGCAACCTTCAATCGGTGCTGGTGGTGGGCTCCAACCTGCGCAAGGACCATCCGCTGTTTGCACAGCGAATTCGGCAAGCAGCCCGTTCTGGCTGTGCGGTAGCGGCTATCAATTCGGTAGCATACGACTGGGCCATGCCGGTGGCGCCAACCCTGCTGGCGCCGGCCGCCGGCTGGGCCGGCCAGTTGGCCGCCGTGGCTGCCGCCGTGGCCCAGAGCAAGGGCGTCGCTGCTCCGGTGGCCGGCGCGCAGGCGGGCGATGAGGCTCGCGCTGTCGCCGCTGCGTTGCTGGCCGGTGAGCGCAAGGCCATCTTGCTGGGCAACGGCGCCGCGCACCACGCGCAGGCCTCGCAGCTGCTGGCGCTGGCGCAGTGGCTGGGAGAGCAAACCGGCGCTGCCGTCGGCTACCTGACCGAAGCGGCCAACACCGTGGGCGCGCAGTTCGTCGGCGCCCAGCCGCAAGAGCACGGCCTGAACGCCGCGCAGATGCTGCAAGGCGGGCTGAAGGCTGTGCTGCTGCTGCAGACCGAGCCCGTTCATGACAGTGCCATGGGCGCCGCCGCTGCGGCCGGGCTGGGGCAGGTGGACATGGTCGTGACCCTGAGCCCCTTCAAGGCCAACATGGAGTTCAGCGACGTGCTGTTGCCCATTGCTCCGTTCACCGAGACTTCCGGCACCTTCGTGAATGCCGAAGGACGGGTGCAGAGCTTCCACGCTGCGGCCCGACCGCTGGGCGAAACGCGACCGGCCTGGAAGGTGCTGCGCGTGCTGTCCAACCTGATGGGCATCGCGGGCGTGGACTACGAGACCTCGCAGGACGTGCTGGCCGCCGCCACCGCCCAGCCGGCTGGCGCCCTGGCGCAGCTGCCGGCCGAGCGCCTGAGCAACCGCACGCAGGCGCAGGTCGCTGCCGCCGGCAGTGACTGCCCCGAGCCCGCGGTCGCCAGCATCTACCAGCTCGACGGGCTGGTGCGCCGCGCGCCCTCGCTGCAACTGACCGCCGATGCGCGCGCCGCGCGCGGCGAAGGAGCCGCCGCATGA
- the nuoH gene encoding NADH-quinone oxidoreductase subunit NuoH codes for MIDALYNGGLNLVAADWWSTMGWPVVWNLIKIVAVLLPLLGAVAYLTLWERKFLGFMQVRMGPNRVGPFGLLQPIADALKLLTKELIQPTAAAKGLFYLGPVMAIMPALAAWVVIPFGPDMALSNINAGLLLVIAIASIEVYGVIIAGWASNSKYAFLGALRASAQMVSYEIAMGFCFLVVIMVSGSMNLSQIVAVQERGMMAGMGLNFLSWNWLPLLPIFIVYLVSGVAEVNRHPFDVVEGEAEIVAGHMVEYSGMGFAIFFLAEYAAMWLVSILAVLMFLGGWLPPFSFLAFIPGWIWLGIKTFMVVSCFIWIRATFPRFRYDQIMRLGWKIFIPVTLVWLILVGGWLLSPWNIWK; via the coding sequence ATGATCGACGCCCTGTACAACGGCGGCCTGAATCTGGTCGCCGCCGACTGGTGGAGCACGATGGGCTGGCCCGTCGTGTGGAACCTGATCAAGATCGTCGCGGTGCTGCTGCCCCTGCTGGGGGCGGTGGCCTACCTGACGCTGTGGGAGCGCAAGTTCCTGGGTTTCATGCAGGTGCGCATGGGCCCCAACCGGGTGGGGCCCTTTGGCCTGCTGCAGCCGATCGCCGACGCGCTGAAGCTGCTGACCAAGGAGCTGATCCAGCCGACGGCTGCGGCCAAGGGCCTGTTCTACCTGGGGCCGGTGATGGCCATCATGCCGGCGCTGGCTGCCTGGGTGGTCATCCCCTTCGGGCCGGACATGGCGTTGTCCAATATCAACGCCGGCCTGCTGCTGGTCATCGCGATCGCCTCCATCGAAGTCTATGGCGTGATCATTGCCGGCTGGGCGTCCAACTCCAAGTACGCCTTCCTGGGTGCGCTGCGCGCCTCGGCGCAAATGGTCAGCTACGAGATTGCCATGGGCTTTTGCTTCCTGGTGGTGATCATGGTTTCGGGCAGCATGAACCTGTCGCAGATCGTGGCCGTACAGGAGCGCGGAATGATGGCCGGCATGGGGCTGAACTTTCTGTCCTGGAACTGGCTGCCGCTGCTGCCCATCTTCATCGTCTATCTGGTCTCCGGCGTGGCCGAGGTGAACCGCCACCCCTTCGACGTGGTCGAGGGCGAGGCCGAGATTGTGGCCGGCCACATGGTCGAGTACTCGGGCATGGGCTTTGCCATCTTCTTCCTGGCGGAATACGCCGCGATGTGGCTGGTGTCCATCCTGGCGGTGCTGATGTTCCTGGGCGGCTGGCTGCCACCGTTCTCGTTCCTCGCCTTCATCCCGGGCTGGATCTGGCTGGGCATCAAGACCTTCATGGTCGTGTCCTGCTTCATCTGGATCCGCGCCACCTTCCCGCGCTTTCGCTATGACCAGATCATGCGTCTGGGCTGGAAGATCTTCATCCCGGTCACCCTGGTGTGGCTGATCCTCGTGGGCGGCTGGCTGCTGTCGCCCTGGAACATCTGGAAATAA